One Natrinema halophilum genomic window carries:
- a CDS encoding MFS transporter has translation MRLWRDPLRWRWILWAMMGVGFLLVNANRLSTAVLAEDLMAAFGTTGAQLGTLHAFFFWVYAAMQIPSGILADRVGPRATAAAGAAVMSVGTIGFAAAETYLVAVLARGLIGLGGSVIFVCILRFCATWFRADEFATMSGLTFTISGLGGVIATTPLAIAVGAVGWRTAIGSLGIVGFVTAVAVFALIRDTPTQAGFESIEGVPEQAPLTNAELRTSLENVIRDPQVWVVALMLFCATGVNLTLFGLWGVPYVVQSYDVTVTTASTITLLGSVGIMTGPPAIGWVSDRLDRRLELLVAGGGCFVACLALVTVVGRPPLPVLGVIFFSTGFLLGAFLLGFTVVKNRHPAGASGISTGTVNAGAFVGAATLPTVMGWALDTYWTGEIVGGVRVYTPFGYRVAFGIATVAGATAFGCALWLYHHERTTPRSADAGNSNTDGLCENDDD, from the coding sequence ATGCGACTCTGGCGCGATCCGCTCCGCTGGCGGTGGATTCTCTGGGCAATGATGGGCGTCGGCTTCCTACTGGTCAACGCAAACCGGCTCTCGACGGCAGTCCTCGCGGAGGACCTCATGGCTGCGTTTGGAACGACGGGTGCGCAACTGGGGACGCTTCACGCGTTCTTCTTCTGGGTGTACGCCGCGATGCAGATCCCGTCGGGCATCCTGGCCGACCGAGTCGGCCCGCGGGCGACCGCGGCGGCCGGCGCGGCGGTAATGAGCGTCGGCACGATCGGTTTCGCTGCCGCGGAGACGTATCTCGTGGCGGTGCTCGCTCGAGGGTTGATCGGACTTGGCGGTAGCGTGATCTTCGTCTGCATCCTCCGGTTCTGTGCGACCTGGTTTCGCGCCGACGAGTTCGCGACGATGAGCGGGCTCACCTTCACGATCTCCGGTCTCGGCGGCGTTATCGCGACGACCCCGCTCGCGATTGCCGTCGGTGCCGTTGGCTGGCGGACCGCGATCGGGTCGCTGGGAATCGTCGGATTCGTCACGGCCGTGGCCGTATTTGCGCTCATCCGAGATACGCCGACGCAGGCGGGATTCGAGTCGATCGAAGGCGTCCCGGAACAGGCCCCCCTCACGAACGCAGAGCTTCGAACATCCCTCGAGAACGTGATTCGAGACCCGCAAGTCTGGGTCGTTGCGCTCATGCTGTTCTGTGCGACCGGCGTGAACCTCACCCTGTTCGGGCTCTGGGGCGTCCCGTACGTGGTTCAATCGTACGATGTGACGGTCACGACGGCGTCTACGATCACCCTGCTCGGGAGCGTCGGCATCATGACCGGGCCACCGGCGATCGGCTGGGTGTCGGACCGCCTCGATCGGCGATTGGAGCTACTCGTGGCCGGCGGTGGCTGCTTCGTCGCTTGTCTCGCCCTGGTCACGGTCGTCGGGCGGCCGCCGCTGCCCGTCCTCGGCGTCATCTTCTTCTCGACCGGGTTTCTCCTCGGCGCGTTCCTCCTCGGTTTCACCGTCGTCAAGAATCGCCACCCTGCCGGCGCGAGCGGAATCTCGACCGGGACGGTCAACGCCGGAGCGTTCGTCGGTGCCGCAACCCTGCCGACGGTGATGGGCTGGGCGCTCGACACCTACTGGACCGGCGAAATCGTCGGCGGCGTTCGCGTCTACACGCCGTTTGGCTACCGGGTCGCGTTCGGCATCGCCACCGTTGCCGGCGCGACCGCGTTCGGCTGTGCGCTCTGGCTCTACCATCACGAACGCACGACGCCTCGGTCGGCCGATGCCGGTAATTCGAACACCGATGGCCTCTGTGAGAACGACGATGATTAA
- the rtcA gene encoding RNA 3'-terminal phosphate cyclase: MTRTLDGSSAGGQYLRTALALSVLENEPVRIENVRGDRPSPGLGHQHLAVLEAMVDICDADATGAELGAETVEFDPDFEAVDGQAKRERLPGGRFAVDIGTAGSATLLVDALMPLSTILESTLTVTVTGGTDVAWSPPLDYVRHVKLPLLRRFGLAAALEVDRRGFYPAGGGRTTLSLAPSTLERIDLVDRGSPESIRLYSTESASLADRDVAFRQAEGALERLTYDHPLELEERCETTAASACPGSSLVVRVDHGTGVGGFTSLGERGKPAERVGEDAADAANRFLAGTAPVDRHMADQLLVFLALAGGRVRVPAVTDHVETGCALLEEFGVRVDLQRKNETAIVSVSAPLSGDE, encoded by the coding sequence ATGACCAGAACGCTCGACGGCTCGAGCGCCGGCGGCCAGTACCTCCGGACCGCGCTCGCGCTGTCGGTCCTCGAAAACGAACCGGTCCGTATCGAGAACGTCCGCGGCGATCGGCCGTCGCCCGGCCTGGGCCACCAGCACCTGGCGGTTCTCGAAGCAATGGTCGACATCTGCGATGCCGACGCGACGGGTGCCGAACTCGGCGCAGAAACCGTCGAGTTCGACCCGGATTTCGAGGCTGTCGACGGGCAAGCGAAACGCGAACGCCTCCCGGGCGGACGCTTCGCCGTCGACATCGGCACGGCCGGCAGCGCGACGTTGCTGGTCGATGCCCTGATGCCGCTTTCGACGATCCTCGAGTCGACCCTGACGGTAACGGTCACTGGGGGGACGGACGTCGCGTGGTCGCCGCCGCTGGATTACGTTCGGCACGTGAAGCTGCCGTTGCTCCGCCGGTTCGGCCTCGCAGCCGCTCTCGAGGTCGACCGACGGGGGTTCTATCCCGCCGGCGGCGGCCGGACGACGCTGTCTCTCGCACCCTCGACCCTCGAGCGAATCGACCTCGTCGATCGCGGATCTCCCGAGAGCATCCGTCTTTACTCGACGGAGTCGGCATCGCTCGCCGACCGCGACGTCGCGTTCCGCCAGGCGGAAGGGGCGCTCGAACGGTTGACGTACGACCACCCGCTCGAACTCGAAGAGCGCTGTGAGACGACCGCAGCGAGCGCCTGTCCCGGCTCGTCGCTTGTGGTCCGCGTCGATCACGGGACGGGCGTCGGCGGCTTTACTTCGCTTGGCGAACGAGGAAAGCCGGCCGAACGCGTCGGCGAAGACGCTGCGGATGCTGCGAATCGCTTTCTTGCGGGGACGGCGCCGGTCGATCGGCACATGGCCGACCAGTTGCTGGTGTTCCTCGCACTCGCCGGCGGTCGAGTTCGCGTTCCCGCCGTGACAGACCACGTCGAAACGGGGTGTGCACTGCTCGAGGAGTTCGGGGTTCGAGTCGACCTCCAGCGAAAGAACGAGACGGCGATCGTCTCGGTTTCCGCCCCGCTCAGTGGTGACGAGTAG
- a CDS encoding universal stress protein encodes MDDPPEFDDILIPTDGSKSARNGAEQAVKFAQRNDATLHVLYAMDMGDADYVAVPSDIAQTRKRLETKGETYVAEIEEIAADADVSCVTSVRANTPVEAILEYVDEHDIDLVVMGKRGRSDPDKPLVGSITNRVVGSLEIPVFTA; translated from the coding sequence ATGGACGATCCACCCGAGTTCGACGATATCCTCATTCCGACCGACGGAAGCAAATCCGCTCGCAACGGTGCCGAGCAGGCCGTCAAGTTCGCACAGCGAAACGACGCGACCCTCCACGTGCTGTACGCGATGGACATGGGCGACGCCGACTACGTCGCAGTCCCAAGCGACATCGCTCAGACGCGAAAGCGCCTGGAGACGAAAGGGGAGACGTACGTCGCCGAGATAGAAGAGATCGCTGCGGATGCGGACGTCTCCTGCGTTACGAGCGTCAGGGCGAATACGCCGGTCGAGGCCATCCTCGAGTACGTCGACGAACACGACATCGACCTCGTGGTCATGGGCAAACGAGGCCGGTCTGACCCTGACAAACCACTCGTCGGTTCGATCACCAACCGGGTCGTCGGTTCCCTCGAGATTCCCGTGTTCACCGCCTGA
- the kdgK1 gene encoding bifunctional 2-dehydro-3-deoxygluconokinase/2-dehydro-3-deoxygalactonokinase, with product MSESDIVTFGETMLRLSPPGNERLENAAEFEVRAAGAESNVAIAASRLGASATWLSKVPETALGRRVVGELRGHGIETDVVWNHRGRQGTYYLEHAGKPRGTNVIYDRENTAISTAEAREFNIDRIQNAQVFFTTGITPALSSTLRETTANLLKAARKGGTSTAFDFNYRRKLWPPDDARETLTRLFPGIDILIIAARDARTVLGFEGDPRQLAHKLGTQYDFTTVVVTRGSQGAVGWHDSVVHDHDAYATDTVDPIGTGDAFTGAFIARRLDGDDVATALEYAAATASLKRTIPGDVALVTADEVEQVVSEDAEEISR from the coding sequence GTGAGCGAGAGCGACATCGTCACGTTCGGTGAGACGATGCTCCGGCTGTCGCCGCCGGGAAACGAACGCCTCGAGAACGCAGCCGAGTTCGAAGTTCGCGCCGCGGGTGCCGAAAGTAACGTCGCCATCGCGGCGAGTCGACTGGGTGCCTCCGCAACCTGGCTCTCGAAAGTTCCAGAAACGGCGCTCGGACGGCGTGTCGTCGGGGAACTGCGCGGTCACGGCATCGAAACGGATGTCGTCTGGAACCACCGCGGCCGTCAGGGGACGTACTACCTCGAGCACGCCGGGAAACCTCGCGGAACGAACGTGATCTACGACCGAGAGAACACTGCCATCTCGACGGCGGAGGCCCGCGAATTCAACATCGATCGGATTCAGAACGCACAGGTCTTCTTTACGACCGGTATCACACCTGCACTCTCCTCGACACTCAGAGAGACGACCGCAAATCTGCTCAAAGCGGCTCGGAAAGGCGGCACGTCGACGGCCTTCGATTTCAACTATCGTCGCAAGCTCTGGCCACCCGACGATGCCAGGGAGACGCTGACCCGGCTGTTCCCGGGCATCGACATCCTCATCATCGCCGCCCGTGACGCACGAACCGTCCTCGGGTTCGAGGGCGATCCGCGACAGCTCGCGCACAAACTCGGCACGCAGTACGACTTCACGACGGTCGTCGTCACGCGCGGGTCCCAGGGCGCTGTGGGATGGCACGACAGCGTCGTTCACGATCACGACGCGTACGCGACCGACACCGTCGACCCGATCGGTACCGGCGATGCCTTCACCGGCGCGTTCATCGCCCGCCGACTCGACGGCGACGACGTGGCAACGGCCCTCGAGTACGCCGCGGCGACGGCGTCGCTCAAGCGGACGATTCCGGGCGACGTGGCACTGGTTACTGCCGACGAGGTCGAACAAGTCGTCTCGGAAGATGCTGAAGAAATTTCGCGGTAG
- a CDS encoding GNAT family N-acetyltransferase, translating to MTRAVRQATVDDVWTIHDVARESWHAAYDDILGADRVDEVVADWYAIGDLESAIMGTNGRENAVFLVSEAPPAEEAAEPWTADDGSADDAANEPRFEADLNAYAHAVPWPEDTSVAFLARLYVRPDDWNEGIGTALLEELEARLMAEFDRLRLAVLAENEIGISFYESRGFHRVETRSSDLGPGLTEHVYEKRLSTGGE from the coding sequence GTGACTCGAGCCGTGCGTCAGGCGACGGTCGACGACGTTTGGACCATCCACGATGTCGCCCGGGAGAGTTGGCACGCCGCGTACGACGATATCCTCGGAGCCGACAGGGTGGATGAGGTCGTCGCTGACTGGTACGCGATCGGCGACCTCGAGTCAGCGATCATGGGAACGAACGGACGCGAAAATGCCGTTTTTCTCGTCTCTGAAGCCCCACCGGCAGAGGAGGCCGCCGAACCCTGGACAGCAGACGACGGCTCAGCAGACGACGCCGCAAACGAGCCGCGGTTCGAGGCCGACCTCAACGCGTACGCACACGCCGTCCCCTGGCCGGAAGACACGTCGGTAGCATTTCTCGCTCGCCTCTACGTTCGACCCGACGACTGGAACGAGGGAATCGGGACCGCACTGCTCGAGGAACTCGAAGCGCGGCTTATGGCGGAATTCGATCGCCTCCGATTGGCCGTCCTGGCGGAAAACGAAATCGGGATCTCGTTCTACGAGTCGCGCGGCTTCCACCGGGTCGAGACGCGATCGTCCGACCTCGGGCCAGGGCTTACAGAGCACGTCTACGAGAAACGGCTGTCGACCGGTGGCGAGTGA
- a CDS encoding RNB domain-containing ribonuclease: MSDDAQADAGTAEGQGPVEISEDLARHLENKREELFEKLEIRDGFPSTVLEEAEARTDGVQSEISDEIDERTDLRDLTTWTTDPIDAQDFDDALSIEEREDEYVLWVHIADVTHYVNPETAMWDEAVERGNTVYLPGYTIHMLPPVLAETVCSLVPNEERLAHTVEMHLDKDNLSYETIDIYKSVIESDERLTYSQAENRLEDPDAPLHEENKLVYELADQMHEQRKEDGSLVLNPSRDRAHTIIEECMLKANKAVTHELMWNRGVEAMYRVHPQPSPDEWSKALQEIQDLDGVSIPGSTWDDPRKAVNATLEEAPGRQLDKIQWAVMKVMPRARYMNDPFGGHHALNFEIYGHFTSPIRRLSDLINHWIVYKNDVPENLIELCDRASDKQKDAEQCEREYKTFLQEVGLDPMAVNNRGIEVVEEGEAEKTL, translated from the coding sequence ATGAGCGACGACGCACAGGCCGACGCCGGCACGGCCGAAGGGCAGGGTCCAGTGGAGATCAGTGAGGACCTCGCGCGCCACCTCGAGAACAAGCGCGAGGAACTGTTCGAAAAACTCGAAATCCGCGACGGATTCCCATCTACCGTCCTTGAGGAGGCAGAGGCGCGCACGGACGGTGTCCAGTCGGAAATCTCGGACGAAATCGACGAACGCACGGACCTCCGTGACCTGACGACGTGGACGACGGATCCAATTGACGCGCAGGACTTCGACGACGCGCTCTCGATCGAGGAGCGCGAAGACGAGTACGTCCTCTGGGTCCACATCGCCGACGTCACCCATTACGTCAACCCCGAGACGGCGATGTGGGACGAAGCCGTCGAGCGGGGGAACACGGTCTACCTGCCCGGCTACACGATCCATATGCTGCCGCCGGTCCTCGCCGAGACTGTCTGTTCGCTGGTTCCCAACGAAGAGCGACTGGCCCATACGGTCGAGATGCACCTCGACAAGGACAATCTGAGTTACGAAACGATCGATATCTACAAGTCCGTCATCGAGTCAGACGAGCGGCTCACCTATTCGCAGGCCGAAAACCGTCTCGAGGACCCCGACGCGCCGCTCCACGAGGAAAACAAGTTGGTCTACGAACTCGCGGATCAGATGCACGAACAGCGAAAGGAAGACGGCTCGCTCGTTCTCAACCCGAGTCGCGACCGCGCTCACACCATCATCGAAGAGTGCATGCTGAAGGCCAACAAGGCCGTCACGCACGAACTCATGTGGAATCGCGGCGTCGAAGCCATGTACCGGGTCCACCCCCAGCCGAGCCCCGACGAATGGTCCAAGGCGCTCCAGGAAATTCAGGATCTCGACGGGGTTTCGATTCCCGGCAGCACCTGGGACGATCCGCGGAAAGCCGTCAACGCGACGCTCGAGGAGGCCCCTGGCCGGCAACTCGATAAGATCCAGTGGGCGGTGATGAAGGTAATGCCCAGAGCGAGGTACATGAACGATCCGTTCGGCGGCCACCACGCGCTAAACTTCGAGATTTACGGCCACTTTACCAGTCCCATCCGGCGGCTCTCGGACCTGATCAACCACTGGATCGTCTACAAAAACGACGTGCCGGAGAACCTGATCGAACTCTGTGACCGCGCCAGCGACAAACAAAAGGATGCCGAACAGTGCGAGCGCGAGTACAAGACATTCCTCCAGGAGGTCGGTCTCGATCCGATGGCCGTCAACAATCGCGGGATCGAAGTTGTCGAGGAGGGCGAGGCCGAGAAGACGCTGTAG
- a CDS encoding DUF7562 family protein, translating into MWPSRNRTETVTCLACGTERPRDEAREYDKHGDRWDREDKTFEHLCKTCHRDLCHHPRNGLEALLIDLEAGERGQDAFLANYLDAVEERYGPLEEG; encoded by the coding sequence ATGTGGCCCTCTCGGAACCGCACGGAGACGGTAACATGTCTCGCCTGTGGCACCGAGCGTCCGCGCGATGAGGCCCGCGAATACGACAAACACGGCGACCGCTGGGATCGCGAGGACAAGACGTTCGAACATCTCTGTAAAACCTGCCATCGTGACCTGTGTCACCACCCACGTAACGGTCTCGAGGCGCTGCTAATCGATCTCGAGGCCGGTGAGCGAGGGCAGGACGCGTTTCTCGCGAACTATCTCGACGCGGTCGAAGAGCGATATGGACCGCTCGAAGAAGGGTGA
- a CDS encoding RNA-binding protein, whose translation MQVKSRHHLRSDAVSDLEAELEDKLGVSPDGDAYERVEFEEAEREVILIDGEPQIAFFDEEPFVTVRGANAYEPEKRVVTVDAGAVSFVSDGADIMRPGITEATPDISPDDFVVIAEESHGKVLAVGRARVEGADMVGDEGKVVDSVHHVGDELFEFTG comes from the coding sequence ATGCAGGTCAAATCCCGTCACCACCTCCGCAGCGACGCCGTCTCCGACCTCGAAGCTGAACTCGAGGACAAACTAGGCGTCTCACCCGATGGTGACGCTTACGAGCGCGTCGAGTTCGAAGAGGCAGAGCGCGAAGTCATCCTCATCGACGGTGAGCCACAAATTGCCTTCTTCGACGAGGAGCCGTTCGTAACGGTTCGCGGCGCGAACGCCTACGAGCCCGAAAAGCGGGTAGTGACAGTCGACGCAGGTGCCGTCTCGTTCGTCAGCGACGGCGCGGACATCATGCGCCCGGGGATTACCGAGGCGACACCAGACATTTCGCCGGACGATTTCGTCGTGATCGCAGAGGAGTCCCACGGGAAGGTACTGGCTGTCGGTCGCGCTCGAGTCGAAGGCGCGGATATGGTCGGCGACGAGGGGAAGGTCGTCGACTCGGTACACCACGTCGGCGACGAACTGTTCGAGTTTACCGGGTAG
- a CDS encoding CBS domain-containing protein has protein sequence MIETTVESVGLCPSVTIAPDTSVTEAARQLRRTDVPALVVIESDAVVGVVSESDLVAMVAETDERPTVRALMSTPVTTTTPSATLSEAAETMRASGVKHLPVVSDGRFRGLLSARALAPYLPRHRLEIEWRDEPMRLESADDLGVTSGD, from the coding sequence ATGATCGAAACGACAGTCGAATCCGTCGGACTCTGTCCGTCGGTGACGATCGCGCCCGATACGTCAGTGACTGAGGCAGCTCGACAGCTTCGTCGCACTGACGTACCTGCGCTCGTGGTCATAGAGAGCGATGCCGTCGTCGGGGTCGTGTCCGAATCGGATCTCGTCGCGATGGTCGCGGAGACGGACGAACGGCCAACCGTGCGAGCACTCATGTCGACACCGGTCACGACAACGACGCCGTCCGCGACGTTGTCTGAGGCGGCGGAAACGATGCGGGCCAGCGGGGTCAAACATCTCCCGGTCGTTAGCGACGGCCGTTTCCGCGGCCTGCTTTCGGCCCGGGCGCTGGCTCCGTACCTCCCGCGTCACCGCCTCGAGATCGAGTGGCGAGACGAGCCGATGCGACTCGAGTCTGCCGACGACCTGGGAGTCACGTCGGGCGACTGA
- a CDS encoding cell division protein SepF yields MGLMSKILGGNQSRTVEDYAELNLEDISAESAEATMQVHIAEVGSQADAIDIKDAVYDGDIVIADITRLRTNDSTVEHIIDELRQVAQEVDGDIVRKGDDQMIIAPTGIRISREKLGQQL; encoded by the coding sequence ATGGGACTCATGAGCAAAATTCTCGGCGGGAATCAGTCGCGGACCGTCGAGGATTACGCCGAACTGAACCTCGAGGATATCTCGGCGGAATCGGCAGAGGCGACGATGCAGGTGCACATCGCGGAGGTCGGTAGTCAGGCGGACGCGATCGACATCAAAGACGCCGTCTACGACGGCGACATCGTCATCGCAGACATTACGCGCCTACGGACTAACGACAGCACCGTCGAGCACATCATCGACGAACTGCGACAGGTCGCCCAGGAGGTCGACGGCGACATCGTTCGCAAGGGCGACGACCAGATGATCATCGCACCGACTGGAATCAGGATCAGCCGCGAGAAGTTAGGCCAGCAACTCTGA
- a CDS encoding helix-turn-helix domain-containing protein: MTGFRATVVIDDPTDCPVADVSEHTDEPVDSVSRSSQRTDDGTVIEEFGVAADASVDGGADVEMTPVQSNDNESIYRFERDGATDCACEIVEGTGTPVASVRAQDGALLVSFRTFELTEVAEIVDELRAYFDGVIVEELSQNHEDAIADPVIVDRDQLTARQREIIDVAHEMGYFDYPKGANATDVAEELGVARSTFTEHLAAAQTKLLDEILER, encoded by the coding sequence ATGACGGGGTTTCGCGCAACGGTCGTTATCGACGATCCGACGGACTGTCCGGTCGCGGACGTCTCGGAACACACCGACGAACCGGTCGATTCTGTCTCTCGGTCATCCCAGAGAACGGATGACGGGACGGTAATAGAGGAATTCGGCGTGGCTGCGGACGCCTCGGTCGACGGCGGTGCCGACGTCGAGATGACGCCTGTTCAGTCGAACGACAACGAGTCGATTTATCGGTTCGAACGGGACGGAGCGACCGACTGTGCCTGCGAGATCGTCGAAGGAACGGGAACGCCCGTCGCATCAGTGCGTGCACAGGACGGTGCGTTGCTCGTCTCGTTCCGGACGTTCGAACTGACGGAAGTCGCTGAAATCGTCGACGAACTACGGGCGTACTTCGACGGGGTGATCGTCGAAGAGCTTTCACAGAACCACGAGGACGCAATCGCCGACCCGGTCATCGTCGATCGTGACCAGCTTACGGCCAGACAACGAGAAATTATCGACGTGGCCCACGAGATGGGCTACTTCGACTATCCCAAGGGTGCGAACGCGACCGACGTAGCCGAGGAACTCGGCGTCGCTCGTTCGACCTTTACCGAGCATCTGGCAGCAGCCCAGACGAAGCTCCTGGACGAAATTCTCGAGCGGTGA
- a CDS encoding VOC family protein, whose amino-acid sequence MDVIHTALWVSDIEQTRDFYVDALGLREKWSFTGDDGVENVYIGGDNAEFQFKYDPEGSPEIDSGSVAHVAVGVDSTDETFDRLVERADPPIRTEPTTMVDIGCRVAFVEGPDGYVVELVEELE is encoded by the coding sequence ATGGACGTCATTCACACAGCCCTGTGGGTTTCGGACATCGAACAGACTCGAGACTTCTATGTCGACGCCCTCGGCCTTCGCGAGAAATGGTCGTTCACAGGGGATGACGGCGTCGAAAACGTCTACATTGGCGGTGACAACGCCGAGTTTCAGTTCAAATACGATCCGGAAGGTAGCCCGGAGATCGATTCGGGATCGGTGGCACACGTTGCGGTTGGAGTCGACAGTACCGACGAAACGTTCGACCGACTCGTCGAGCGAGCGGACCCACCGATTCGTACGGAACCGACCACGATGGTCGACATCGGTTGTCGCGTCGCGTTCGTCGAGGGTCCCGACGGTTACGTCGTCGAACTGGTCGAGGAACTCGAGTAA
- the citZ gene encoding citrate synthase: protein MSDDLKKGLEGVLVAESELSSIDGDAGRLIYRGYTIEDLARGASYEEVLYLLWNGHLPSEDELESFTAALMDEREVDDDVLETMKKLADAGEQPMAALRTAVSMFSASEPETDAAPEDLEATLRKGRRITAKIPTALAAFERYRLGEEPVDPHSDLGLAANFLYMLSGEEPDEIAAETFDQALILHADHGLNASTFTAMVIGSTMADIYSAVTGGISALSGPLHGGANQDVMEVLIEIDESDLDHREWVEQATEEGRRIPGFGHRVYNVKDPRAKILQERSEELAETGESKWYDYTTTIEQYLSEEKGLTEKGIAPNVDFYSGSVYYQLGIPIDMYTPIFAMSRVGGWIAHVLEYQEDNRLIRPRARYTGPQDQKLVPLEER from the coding sequence ATGTCTGACGACCTCAAGAAAGGGCTCGAGGGTGTGTTAGTTGCCGAATCGGAACTCAGTTCGATCGACGGCGACGCCGGCCGTCTGATTTACCGCGGCTACACGATCGAAGATCTCGCTCGCGGCGCAAGCTACGAAGAGGTCCTCTACCTGCTCTGGAACGGTCACCTCCCATCCGAAGACGAACTCGAGTCGTTTACTGCGGCGCTCATGGACGAACGCGAGGTCGACGACGACGTCCTCGAGACGATGAAGAAACTCGCTGACGCCGGGGAGCAGCCGATGGCTGCCCTGCGGACAGCTGTGTCGATGTTTTCCGCCTCGGAACCCGAAACCGACGCGGCGCCCGAAGACCTCGAGGCGACGCTTCGGAAAGGGCGTCGGATCACGGCCAAGATCCCGACTGCACTCGCGGCTTTCGAGCGCTATCGCCTCGGCGAGGAGCCGGTTGATCCCCACTCAGATCTCGGTCTCGCAGCGAATTTCCTCTACATGCTGTCCGGCGAGGAACCCGACGAAATCGCGGCAGAAACGTTCGATCAGGCGCTGATCCTGCACGCCGACCACGGTCTGAACGCCTCTACGTTCACCGCGATGGTCATCGGTTCGACGATGGCCGACATTTACAGCGCCGTCACCGGCGGTATCAGCGCCCTTTCGGGGCCGCTCCACGGCGGCGCGAACCAGGACGTGATGGAAGTCCTCATCGAAATCGACGAAAGCGATCTCGACCACCGCGAGTGGGTCGAGCAAGCCACCGAGGAGGGGAGACGCATTCCGGGCTTCGGTCATCGCGTCTACAACGTCAAGGACCCACGCGCGAAAATCCTTCAGGAACGAAGCGAGGAACTCGCCGAAACGGGTGAGAGCAAGTGGTACGACTACACCACGACCATCGAACAATACCTCTCGGAAGAGAAGGGACTCACCGAGAAGGGGATCGCGCCGAACGTCGACTTCTACTCCGGATCCGTCTACTACCAGCTCGGCATTCCGATCGACATGTACACCCCGATCTTCGCGATGAGCCGCGTCGGCGGCTGGATCGCTCACGTCCTCGAGTACCAGGAAGACAATCGCCTCATTCGCCCGCGCGCCCGATACACCGGTCCGCAGGACCAGAAGCTCGTCCCGCTCGAAGAGCGGTAG